A window from Drosophila yakuba strain Tai18E2 chromosome 3L, Prin_Dyak_Tai18E2_2.1, whole genome shotgun sequence encodes these proteins:
- the LOC6533428 gene encoding prominin-like protein isoform X3: protein MGEVAATVEPLAAVKSKSLRSRKRRQRRRRQIAYLAICGLSVAIFGFALATLIRPTTAQDNDAPGSWRKGYVGHGTTHEQLGQPHWPPVEYTAYRPTTNYSKAPPPPTSAMNPIFNFTHFLYDKILYREEPIPEGYIVVKNSDTLSLGPKVEENDWRDLLAHYWLALIWVFILVLLIIIIPFIAVCYCCFCCCRRCRQGCPPCTSKQDAQRRFCCGICLLILIIGLIFGIIIAFVTNKMIDSGFAETSETMKRGSEDTCTYLKDVSDHVYHLMMNNYEEMETHVLDQLTHAHRHIFLDLSDTSESNSLAEMERVLENMPEALELMRQVEKMEKDLRFYGSQLRDGVRGIKRDVNFAVANLCQLQMCQKFLISSNIEHIDSSQCLHFDNLPNTKEFVEGMETIVANKYYAIPQRGLERLKKVSDKVKTQLSFVVPPMMRDLTKGRTIFREQATNVRNIVEGVLSDIHIKTLHSTKSFEDVYDRYGHDRNVVSLIVCLLILLVLFILIFALLCGCFGRRRTGYGDECCSKSTGATCLLLAILLIFCVFSIIALVGLFYFMLGMVTYQGACAPLRDQENNTIFRQLDASIDLNHFLPASESTKEMMQPLKMSSAIKACRANQTIFDMMRQHKIYDINDLTRIKVMTHAQENTDSIKVFDEDLSTVVLLTQEERDELNAARDSKLAKYHSSLYLPSLCTQFTPMNLNALSEQLYKLSNDLEYPAYGWAKVSFWNEGLNTKAFYRNFVPKLTSLVEKMKANLKKIDELISYENNDFTNTIKILTATAINSEQFIQKRGKDYINTLGSNLTQSIDQMIDDYIDMIIKEANESVGHCAPLSYIYYRGVDLICHRIVDPINGFWVGILLCALLFLPILFVAHRLMCLYKKIYPYLATVGAAGVVEGGCPICTGAPYVPPPVVACSGGQQTYCACPAGANTRGGGGEEVIQADEAGAVAWDVIEVALKQSDRDLSASKRKTD, encoded by the exons ATGGGTGAAGTAGCTGCCACAGTGGAGCCTCTGGCCGCGGTCAAGTCGAAGTCCCTTCGATCCCGGAAGCGACGACAGCGACGTAGGCGACAGATAGCCTACCTGGCCATATGTGGATTAAGTGTAGCCATATTCGGCTTCGCATTGGCCACGCTTATCAGGCCCACAACCGCCCAGGATAATGATGCTCCCGGGAGCTGGCGCAAGGGATATGTGGGCCATGGCACCACGCACGAACAGCTTGGTCAGCCCCATTGGCCACCAGTCGAGTACACCGCATACCGACCGACGACCAACTACTCCAAGGCACCACCTCCACCCACGTCGGCCATGAAtccaattttcaattttacaCACTTTCTATATGACAAGATTCTTTATAGGGAGGAACCCATACCGGAGG GTTACATTGTGGTCAAGAATTCGGACACTTTGAGCCTGGGTCCTAAGGTGGAGGAGAACGACTGGCGGGATCTACTGGCTCATTATTGGCTGGCTCTCATCTGGGTTTTTATTCTCGTGTTGCTCATTATTATCATACCGTTCATTGC CGTTTGCtattgctgtttctgttgctgccgACGATGTCGACAGGGATGTCCTCCATGTACCAGTAAACAAGACGCTCAGCGGCGCTTCTGCTGTGGCATCTGTCTGTTGATCCTCATCATCGGACTGAT CTTTGGCATCATTATCGCCTTTGTGACCAACAAAATGATTGACAGCGGCTTTGCCGAGACTTCCGAGACAATGAAGCGCGGCAGCGAGGACACTTGCACTTATTTGAAGGATGTTTCCGATCACGTATACCATCTGATGATGAACAACTACGAGGAGATGGAGACTCATGTGCTGGATCAATTAACCC ATGCCCATCGTCACATATTTTTGGATCTCTCCGACACTTCGGAGAGTAATTCCCTGGCAGAAATGGAACGAGTATTAGAGAATATGCCCGAGGCTCTGGAGCTGATGAGACAAGTCGAGAAGATGGAGAAGGATCTGCGCTTCTATGGCTCGCAGTTAAGAGATG GCGTCCGCGGCATTAAACGAGATGTCAACTTTGCAGTGGCCAATCTCTGTCAACTGCAGATGTGCCAGAAGTTCCTGATTAGCAGCAATATCGAGCACATTGATTCCTCGCAGTGCTTGCACTTCGACAAT CTCCCGAACACCAAAGAATTTGTAGAGGGAATGGAGACTATAGTTGCAAACAAGTATTACGCTATACCTCAACGTGGACTCGAGCGTCTGAAGAAGGTTAGCGACAAGGTGAAGACGCAACTGTCCTTTGTGGTGCCTCCCATGATGCGGGATTTAACGAAGGGCAGAACGATCTTCCGAGAACAGGCGACTAATGTGCGCAACATTGTCGAGGGAGTACTAAgtgatatacatataaaaactCTGCACTCGACCAAGTCATTTGAGGATGTCTACGATCGGTATGGGCACGATAGGAACGTAGTCAGCCTAATTGTGTGCTTGCTCATTCTTCTG GTACTTTTTATACTGATCTTTGCTCTACTGTGCGGCTGCTTTGGGCGACGACGAACTGGATATGGTGATGAATGCTGCAGCAAGTCCACTGGTGCCACCTGCCTGCTTCT AGCCATTCTGCTGATATTCTGTGTTTTCTCCATCATCGCACTGGTTGGACTTTTCTACTTTATGCTGGGCATGGTAACGTACCAGGGTGCCTGTGCACCACTGAGGGATCAGGAGAACAACACGATATTCAGGCAACTGGACGCGTCCATAGATCTGAATCATTTCTTGCCGGCATCTGAATCTACCAAGGAGATGATGCAACCACTAAAAATGTCAAGTGCGATAAAGGCTTGCCGCGCCAATCAGACCATTTTCGATATGATGCGTCagcataaaatatatgatatCAACGATCTGACGCGCATAAAAGTGATGACACACGCACAGGAAAATACAGATTCGATCAAGGTCTTCGACGAGGATCTGTCCACCGTGGTACTTCTGACGCAGGAAGAACGTGACGAGCTAAACGCTGCGCGCGACAGCAAGCTTGCGAAGTACCATAGCTCCCTGTACTTACCTAGTCTGTGCACCCAGTTCACGCCCATGAACCTGAACGCCCTGTCCGAGCAGCTGTACAAGTTGTCCAACGATCTGGAATACCCTGCATACGGCTGGGCCAAGGTGTCATTCTGGAATGAGGGCCTCAACACCAAAGCCTTCTATCGCAATTTTGTACCGAAACTTACGAGCCTCGTGGAAAAGATGAAGGCCAATCTAAAGAAGATTGACGAGCTCATTTCGTACGAAAACAATGACTTTACCAATACAATCAAAATTCTCACTGCCACTGCCATAAACTCTGAACAGTTTATCCAAAAGCGCGGCAAGGACTATATCAATACACTAGGAAGCAATTTGACGCAGTCCATTGACCAGATGATAGACGACTACATCGATATGATTATAAAGGAGGCCAACGAAAGTGTGGGCCACTGTGCACCCCTGTCGTACATTTATTATCGTGGCGTCGACTTGATTTGCCACCGTATCGTGGATCCCATT AATGGATTCTGGGTAGGCATACTGCTTTGCGCCCTGCTCTTCCTGCCCATCCTGTTCGTGGCCCACCGCCTGATGTGCCTCTACAAGAAGATCTACCCTTATCTGGCCACCGTAGGAGCCGCTGGAGTGGTCGAGGGCGG CTGTCCCATTTGCACGGGTGCTCCGTATGTGCCACCGCCTGTAGTTGCCTGCTCCGGCGGACAGCAGACTTATTGCGCCTGCCCCGCGGGCGCAAACACCcgcggtggcggtggtgaGGAAGTAATTCAAGCTGATGAAGCAGGTGCTGTTGCCTGGGATGTGATTGAGGTGGCCTTAAAGCAATCAGATCGCGATCTCTCCGCCAGCAAACGCAAGACAGACTAA
- the LOC6533428 gene encoding prominin-like protein isoform X2: protein MGEVAATVEPLAAVKSKSLRSRKRRQRRRRQIAYLAICGLSVAIFGFALATLIRPTTAQDNDAPGSWRKGYVGHGTTHEQLGQPHWPPVEYTAYRPTTNYSKAPPPPTSAMNPIFNFTHFLYDKILYREEPIPEGYIVVKNSDTLSLGPKVEENDWRDLLAHYWLALIWVFILVLLIIIIPFIAVCYCCFCCCRRCRQGCPPCTSKQDAQRRFCCGICLLILIIGLIFGIIIAFVTNKMIDSGFAETSETMKRGSEDTCTYLKDVSDHVYHLMMNNYEEMETHVLDQLTHAHRHIFLDLSDTSESNSLAEMERVLENMPEALELMRQVEKMEKDLRFYGSQLRDGVRGIKRDVNFAVANLCQLQMCQKFLISSNIEHIDSSQCLHFDNLPNTKEFVEGMETIVANKYYAIPQRGLERLKKVSDKVKTQLSFVVPPMMRDLTKGRTIFREQATNVRNIVEGVLSDIHIKTLHSTKSFEDVYDRYGHDRNVVSLIVCLLILLVLFILIFALLCGCFGRRRTGYGDECCSKSTGATCLLLAILLIFCVFSIIALVGLFYFMLGMVTYQGACAPLRDQENNTIFRQLDASIDLNHFLPASESTKEMMQPLKMSSAIKACRANQTIFDMMRQHKIYDINDLTRIKVMTHAQENTDSIKVFDEDLSTVVLLTQEERDELNAARDSKLAKYHSSLYLPSLCTQFTPMNLNALSEQLYKLSNDLEYPAYGWAKVSFWNEGLNTKAFYRNFVPKLTSLVEKMKANLKKIDELISYENNDFTNTIKILTATAINSEQFIQKRGKDYINTLGSNLTQSIDQMIDDYIDMIIKEANESVGHCAPLSYIYYRGVDLICHRIVDPINGFWVGILLCALLFLPILFVAHRLMCLYKKIYPYLATVGAAGVVEGGVPKKRRKAYERRREQQDYFEDASPSVSRGNRSGGDRGGGGGDGAPGSSSMRYNDMAPTHWDHEPPRYHNPPAAPPSSEYERPPPYYYPGASEQD from the exons ATGGGTGAAGTAGCTGCCACAGTGGAGCCTCTGGCCGCGGTCAAGTCGAAGTCCCTTCGATCCCGGAAGCGACGACAGCGACGTAGGCGACAGATAGCCTACCTGGCCATATGTGGATTAAGTGTAGCCATATTCGGCTTCGCATTGGCCACGCTTATCAGGCCCACAACCGCCCAGGATAATGATGCTCCCGGGAGCTGGCGCAAGGGATATGTGGGCCATGGCACCACGCACGAACAGCTTGGTCAGCCCCATTGGCCACCAGTCGAGTACACCGCATACCGACCGACGACCAACTACTCCAAGGCACCACCTCCACCCACGTCGGCCATGAAtccaattttcaattttacaCACTTTCTATATGACAAGATTCTTTATAGGGAGGAACCCATACCGGAGG GTTACATTGTGGTCAAGAATTCGGACACTTTGAGCCTGGGTCCTAAGGTGGAGGAGAACGACTGGCGGGATCTACTGGCTCATTATTGGCTGGCTCTCATCTGGGTTTTTATTCTCGTGTTGCTCATTATTATCATACCGTTCATTGC CGTTTGCtattgctgtttctgttgctgccgACGATGTCGACAGGGATGTCCTCCATGTACCAGTAAACAAGACGCTCAGCGGCGCTTCTGCTGTGGCATCTGTCTGTTGATCCTCATCATCGGACTGAT CTTTGGCATCATTATCGCCTTTGTGACCAACAAAATGATTGACAGCGGCTTTGCCGAGACTTCCGAGACAATGAAGCGCGGCAGCGAGGACACTTGCACTTATTTGAAGGATGTTTCCGATCACGTATACCATCTGATGATGAACAACTACGAGGAGATGGAGACTCATGTGCTGGATCAATTAACCC ATGCCCATCGTCACATATTTTTGGATCTCTCCGACACTTCGGAGAGTAATTCCCTGGCAGAAATGGAACGAGTATTAGAGAATATGCCCGAGGCTCTGGAGCTGATGAGACAAGTCGAGAAGATGGAGAAGGATCTGCGCTTCTATGGCTCGCAGTTAAGAGATG GCGTCCGCGGCATTAAACGAGATGTCAACTTTGCAGTGGCCAATCTCTGTCAACTGCAGATGTGCCAGAAGTTCCTGATTAGCAGCAATATCGAGCACATTGATTCCTCGCAGTGCTTGCACTTCGACAAT CTCCCGAACACCAAAGAATTTGTAGAGGGAATGGAGACTATAGTTGCAAACAAGTATTACGCTATACCTCAACGTGGACTCGAGCGTCTGAAGAAGGTTAGCGACAAGGTGAAGACGCAACTGTCCTTTGTGGTGCCTCCCATGATGCGGGATTTAACGAAGGGCAGAACGATCTTCCGAGAACAGGCGACTAATGTGCGCAACATTGTCGAGGGAGTACTAAgtgatatacatataaaaactCTGCACTCGACCAAGTCATTTGAGGATGTCTACGATCGGTATGGGCACGATAGGAACGTAGTCAGCCTAATTGTGTGCTTGCTCATTCTTCTG GTACTTTTTATACTGATCTTTGCTCTACTGTGCGGCTGCTTTGGGCGACGACGAACTGGATATGGTGATGAATGCTGCAGCAAGTCCACTGGTGCCACCTGCCTGCTTCT AGCCATTCTGCTGATATTCTGTGTTTTCTCCATCATCGCACTGGTTGGACTTTTCTACTTTATGCTGGGCATGGTAACGTACCAGGGTGCCTGTGCACCACTGAGGGATCAGGAGAACAACACGATATTCAGGCAACTGGACGCGTCCATAGATCTGAATCATTTCTTGCCGGCATCTGAATCTACCAAGGAGATGATGCAACCACTAAAAATGTCAAGTGCGATAAAGGCTTGCCGCGCCAATCAGACCATTTTCGATATGATGCGTCagcataaaatatatgatatCAACGATCTGACGCGCATAAAAGTGATGACACACGCACAGGAAAATACAGATTCGATCAAGGTCTTCGACGAGGATCTGTCCACCGTGGTACTTCTGACGCAGGAAGAACGTGACGAGCTAAACGCTGCGCGCGACAGCAAGCTTGCGAAGTACCATAGCTCCCTGTACTTACCTAGTCTGTGCACCCAGTTCACGCCCATGAACCTGAACGCCCTGTCCGAGCAGCTGTACAAGTTGTCCAACGATCTGGAATACCCTGCATACGGCTGGGCCAAGGTGTCATTCTGGAATGAGGGCCTCAACACCAAAGCCTTCTATCGCAATTTTGTACCGAAACTTACGAGCCTCGTGGAAAAGATGAAGGCCAATCTAAAGAAGATTGACGAGCTCATTTCGTACGAAAACAATGACTTTACCAATACAATCAAAATTCTCACTGCCACTGCCATAAACTCTGAACAGTTTATCCAAAAGCGCGGCAAGGACTATATCAATACACTAGGAAGCAATTTGACGCAGTCCATTGACCAGATGATAGACGACTACATCGATATGATTATAAAGGAGGCCAACGAAAGTGTGGGCCACTGTGCACCCCTGTCGTACATTTATTATCGTGGCGTCGACTTGATTTGCCACCGTATCGTGGATCCCATT AATGGATTCTGGGTAGGCATACTGCTTTGCGCCCTGCTCTTCCTGCCCATCCTGTTCGTGGCCCACCGCCTGATGTGCCTCTACAAGAAGATCTACCCTTATCTGGCCACCGTAGGAGCCGCTGGAGTGGTCGAGGGCGG CGTTCCCAAGAAGCGTCGCAAGGCCTACGAGCGGCGACGGGAGCAGCAGGATTACTTTGAGGACGCCTCGCCCAGCGTCTCGCGGGGCAACCGCTCTGGCGGCGATCgtggtggcggcggaggcgATGGAGCtcctggcagcagcagcatgcgTTACAACGACATGGCGCCAAC GCACTGGGACCACGAGCCACCACGATACCACAATCCCCCAGCTGCGCCGCCATCCTCGGAGTACGAGCGTCCGCCGCCCTACTACTATCCGGGTGCCTCCGAGCAGGATTAG
- the LOC6533428 gene encoding prominin-like protein isoform X1, with product MGEVAATVEPLAAVKSKSLRSRKRRQRRRRQIAYLAICGLSVAIFGFALATLIRPTTAQDNDAPGSWRKGYVGHGTTHEQLGQPHWPPVEYTAYRPTTNYSKAPPPPTSAMNPIFNFTHFLYDKILYREEPIPEGYIVVKNSDTLSLGPKVEENDWRDLLAHYWLALIWVFILVLLIIIIPFIAVCYCCFCCCRRCRQGCPPCTSKQDAQRRFCCGICLLILIIGLIFGIIIAFVTNKMIDSGFAETSETMKRGSEDTCTYLKDVSDHVYHLMMNNYEEMETHVLDQLTHAHRHIFLDLSDTSESNSLAEMERVLENMPEALELMRQVEKMEKDLRFYGSQLRDGVRGIKRDVNFAVANLCQLQMCQKFLISSNIEHIDSSQCLHFDNLPNTKEFVEGMETIVANKYYAIPQRGLERLKKVSDKVKTQLSFVVPPMMRDLTKGRTIFREQATNVRNIVEGVLSDIHIKTLHSTKSFEDVYDRYGHDRNVVSLIVCLLILLVLFILIFALLCGCFGRRRTGYGDECCSKSTGATCLLLAILLIFCVFSIIALVGLFYFMLGMVTYQGACAPLRDQENNTIFRQLDASIDLNHFLPASESTKEMMQPLKMSSAIKACRANQTIFDMMRQHKIYDINDLTRIKVMTHAQENTDSIKVFDEDLSTVVLLTQEERDELNAARDSKLAKYHSSLYLPSLCTQFTPMNLNALSEQLYKLSNDLEYPAYGWAKVSFWNEGLNTKAFYRNFVPKLTSLVEKMKANLKKIDELISYENNDFTNTIKILTATAINSEQFIQKRGKDYINTLGSNLTQSIDQMIDDYIDMIIKEANESVGHCAPLSYIYYRGVDLICHRIVDPINGFWVGILLCALLFLPILFVAHRLMCLYKKIYPYLATVGAAGVVEGGSDYLYDAYSERDREHVPLANVPKKRRKAYERRREQQDYFEDASPSVSRGNRSGGDRGGGGGDGAPGSSSMRYNDMAPTHWDHEPPRYHNPPAAPPSSEYERPPPYYYPGASEQD from the exons ATGGGTGAAGTAGCTGCCACAGTGGAGCCTCTGGCCGCGGTCAAGTCGAAGTCCCTTCGATCCCGGAAGCGACGACAGCGACGTAGGCGACAGATAGCCTACCTGGCCATATGTGGATTAAGTGTAGCCATATTCGGCTTCGCATTGGCCACGCTTATCAGGCCCACAACCGCCCAGGATAATGATGCTCCCGGGAGCTGGCGCAAGGGATATGTGGGCCATGGCACCACGCACGAACAGCTTGGTCAGCCCCATTGGCCACCAGTCGAGTACACCGCATACCGACCGACGACCAACTACTCCAAGGCACCACCTCCACCCACGTCGGCCATGAAtccaattttcaattttacaCACTTTCTATATGACAAGATTCTTTATAGGGAGGAACCCATACCGGAGG GTTACATTGTGGTCAAGAATTCGGACACTTTGAGCCTGGGTCCTAAGGTGGAGGAGAACGACTGGCGGGATCTACTGGCTCATTATTGGCTGGCTCTCATCTGGGTTTTTATTCTCGTGTTGCTCATTATTATCATACCGTTCATTGC CGTTTGCtattgctgtttctgttgctgccgACGATGTCGACAGGGATGTCCTCCATGTACCAGTAAACAAGACGCTCAGCGGCGCTTCTGCTGTGGCATCTGTCTGTTGATCCTCATCATCGGACTGAT CTTTGGCATCATTATCGCCTTTGTGACCAACAAAATGATTGACAGCGGCTTTGCCGAGACTTCCGAGACAATGAAGCGCGGCAGCGAGGACACTTGCACTTATTTGAAGGATGTTTCCGATCACGTATACCATCTGATGATGAACAACTACGAGGAGATGGAGACTCATGTGCTGGATCAATTAACCC ATGCCCATCGTCACATATTTTTGGATCTCTCCGACACTTCGGAGAGTAATTCCCTGGCAGAAATGGAACGAGTATTAGAGAATATGCCCGAGGCTCTGGAGCTGATGAGACAAGTCGAGAAGATGGAGAAGGATCTGCGCTTCTATGGCTCGCAGTTAAGAGATG GCGTCCGCGGCATTAAACGAGATGTCAACTTTGCAGTGGCCAATCTCTGTCAACTGCAGATGTGCCAGAAGTTCCTGATTAGCAGCAATATCGAGCACATTGATTCCTCGCAGTGCTTGCACTTCGACAAT CTCCCGAACACCAAAGAATTTGTAGAGGGAATGGAGACTATAGTTGCAAACAAGTATTACGCTATACCTCAACGTGGACTCGAGCGTCTGAAGAAGGTTAGCGACAAGGTGAAGACGCAACTGTCCTTTGTGGTGCCTCCCATGATGCGGGATTTAACGAAGGGCAGAACGATCTTCCGAGAACAGGCGACTAATGTGCGCAACATTGTCGAGGGAGTACTAAgtgatatacatataaaaactCTGCACTCGACCAAGTCATTTGAGGATGTCTACGATCGGTATGGGCACGATAGGAACGTAGTCAGCCTAATTGTGTGCTTGCTCATTCTTCTG GTACTTTTTATACTGATCTTTGCTCTACTGTGCGGCTGCTTTGGGCGACGACGAACTGGATATGGTGATGAATGCTGCAGCAAGTCCACTGGTGCCACCTGCCTGCTTCT AGCCATTCTGCTGATATTCTGTGTTTTCTCCATCATCGCACTGGTTGGACTTTTCTACTTTATGCTGGGCATGGTAACGTACCAGGGTGCCTGTGCACCACTGAGGGATCAGGAGAACAACACGATATTCAGGCAACTGGACGCGTCCATAGATCTGAATCATTTCTTGCCGGCATCTGAATCTACCAAGGAGATGATGCAACCACTAAAAATGTCAAGTGCGATAAAGGCTTGCCGCGCCAATCAGACCATTTTCGATATGATGCGTCagcataaaatatatgatatCAACGATCTGACGCGCATAAAAGTGATGACACACGCACAGGAAAATACAGATTCGATCAAGGTCTTCGACGAGGATCTGTCCACCGTGGTACTTCTGACGCAGGAAGAACGTGACGAGCTAAACGCTGCGCGCGACAGCAAGCTTGCGAAGTACCATAGCTCCCTGTACTTACCTAGTCTGTGCACCCAGTTCACGCCCATGAACCTGAACGCCCTGTCCGAGCAGCTGTACAAGTTGTCCAACGATCTGGAATACCCTGCATACGGCTGGGCCAAGGTGTCATTCTGGAATGAGGGCCTCAACACCAAAGCCTTCTATCGCAATTTTGTACCGAAACTTACGAGCCTCGTGGAAAAGATGAAGGCCAATCTAAAGAAGATTGACGAGCTCATTTCGTACGAAAACAATGACTTTACCAATACAATCAAAATTCTCACTGCCACTGCCATAAACTCTGAACAGTTTATCCAAAAGCGCGGCAAGGACTATATCAATACACTAGGAAGCAATTTGACGCAGTCCATTGACCAGATGATAGACGACTACATCGATATGATTATAAAGGAGGCCAACGAAAGTGTGGGCCACTGTGCACCCCTGTCGTACATTTATTATCGTGGCGTCGACTTGATTTGCCACCGTATCGTGGATCCCATT AATGGATTCTGGGTAGGCATACTGCTTTGCGCCCTGCTCTTCCTGCCCATCCTGTTCGTGGCCCACCGCCTGATGTGCCTCTACAAGAAGATCTACCCTTATCTGGCCACCGTAGGAGCCGCTGGAGTGGTCGAGGGCGG AAGCGACTATCTGTACGATGCTTATAGCGAACGTGATCGTGAACATGTACCATTGGCTAA CGTTCCCAAGAAGCGTCGCAAGGCCTACGAGCGGCGACGGGAGCAGCAGGATTACTTTGAGGACGCCTCGCCCAGCGTCTCGCGGGGCAACCGCTCTGGCGGCGATCgtggtggcggcggaggcgATGGAGCtcctggcagcagcagcatgcgTTACAACGACATGGCGCCAAC GCACTGGGACCACGAGCCACCACGATACCACAATCCCCCAGCTGCGCCGCCATCCTCGGAGTACGAGCGTCCGCCGCCCTACTACTATCCGGGTGCCTCCGAGCAGGATTAG